A genomic stretch from Arachis stenosperma cultivar V10309 chromosome 3, arast.V10309.gnm1.PFL2, whole genome shotgun sequence includes:
- the LOC130968054 gene encoding 11-beta-hydroxysteroid dehydrogenase-like 4A isoform X1: MAAIQRLLNIALPPLSLVLLSSFMIPFLIFKVFIYVRNLFQTDEKLENKVVLITGAASGIGEQLAYEYGRRGAVLSLVDIREDNLVVVAEKARSLGSPDVIIIAADVSKLQDCHRFVDQTVNHFGRLDCLVNNAGIGKPSGFKDWSNASEFTPMMDVNFWGSVYGTLCAIPHLKTSRGRIIVIASVFGWFPLPKSSIYSASKAAVINYFETLRMELGRAISITIVTPGLINTDLGLTVVKEERIMEIIPLLSASELAESIVKSACRGDMYLTEPSWVKVLFPFKLLYPQLVDSAVRSLIGLSRKINNSATELKLE, encoded by the exons ATGGCTGCAATTCAGAGGCTACTGAACATTGCATTGCCCCCACTATCATTGGTGCTTCTATCCTCGTTCATGATACCTTTCCTTATCTTCAAGGTTTTTATTTATGTAAGGAATTTGTTTCAAACCGATGAAAAATTGGAAAACAAGGTTGTACTAATCACCGGGGCAGCCTCAGGGATTGGCGAG CAACTAGCATATGAATATGGAAGGAGAGGAGCAGTTTTATCACTGGTTGACATTAGGGAGGACAATCTTGTAGTTGTGGCTGAAAAGGCCAGATCTCTGGGTTCTCCTGATGTTATCATCATCGCTGCAGATGTCTCAAAGCTCCAAGACTGTCATCGTTTTGTGGATCAAACAGTTAATCATTTTGGACGAT TGGATTGTTTGGTGAATAATGCTGGAATTGGCAAGCCTTCAGGATTCAAAGATTGGAGTAATGCTTCTGAATTTACTCCAATGATG GACGTAAATTTCTGGGGATCAGTTTATGGCACTTTATGTGCAATCCCACATCTGAAAACAAGCAGAGGCAGGATCATTGTGATTGCATCGGTTTTTGGATGGTTCCCTCTCCCAAAAAGCAGTATCTATAGT GCAAGCAAGGCAGCGGTTATAAACTACTTTGAGACTCTCAGGATGGAACTTGGTCGTGCTATTAGCATAACAATAGTCACACCTGGTTTGATCAACACGGATCTAGGATTAACTGTAGTAAAAGAG GAGCGTATAATGGAAATAATTCCACTGTTATCAGCATCTGAATTAGCAGAAAGCATAGTGAAAAGCGCATGCAGGGGAGATATGTACTTGACAGAGCCATCTTGGGTCAAGGTTTTGTTTCCTTTCAAGCTGCTTTATCCTCAACTAGTAGACTCGGCCGTACGCTCCTTAATTGGGCTTTCccgaaaaataaataattctgcAACAGAGCTGAAGCTAGAGTAA
- the LOC130968054 gene encoding 11-beta-hydroxysteroid dehydrogenase-like 4A isoform X2 yields MAAIQRLLNIALPPLSLVLLSSFMIPFLIFKVFIYVRNLFQTDEKLENKVVLITGAASGIGEQLAYEYGRRGAVLSLVDIREDNLVVVAEKARSLGSPDVIIIAADVSKLQDCHRFVDQTVNHFGRLDCLVNNAGIGKPSGFKDWSNASEFTPMMASKAAVINYFETLRMELGRAISITIVTPGLINTDLGLTVVKEERIMEIIPLLSASELAESIVKSACRGDMYLTEPSWVKVLFPFKLLYPQLVDSAVRSLIGLSRKINNSATELKLE; encoded by the exons ATGGCTGCAATTCAGAGGCTACTGAACATTGCATTGCCCCCACTATCATTGGTGCTTCTATCCTCGTTCATGATACCTTTCCTTATCTTCAAGGTTTTTATTTATGTAAGGAATTTGTTTCAAACCGATGAAAAATTGGAAAACAAGGTTGTACTAATCACCGGGGCAGCCTCAGGGATTGGCGAG CAACTAGCATATGAATATGGAAGGAGAGGAGCAGTTTTATCACTGGTTGACATTAGGGAGGACAATCTTGTAGTTGTGGCTGAAAAGGCCAGATCTCTGGGTTCTCCTGATGTTATCATCATCGCTGCAGATGTCTCAAAGCTCCAAGACTGTCATCGTTTTGTGGATCAAACAGTTAATCATTTTGGACGAT TGGATTGTTTGGTGAATAATGCTGGAATTGGCAAGCCTTCAGGATTCAAAGATTGGAGTAATGCTTCTGAATTTACTCCAATGATG GCAAGCAAGGCAGCGGTTATAAACTACTTTGAGACTCTCAGGATGGAACTTGGTCGTGCTATTAGCATAACAATAGTCACACCTGGTTTGATCAACACGGATCTAGGATTAACTGTAGTAAAAGAG GAGCGTATAATGGAAATAATTCCACTGTTATCAGCATCTGAATTAGCAGAAAGCATAGTGAAAAGCGCATGCAGGGGAGATATGTACTTGACAGAGCCATCTTGGGTCAAGGTTTTGTTTCCTTTCAAGCTGCTTTATCCTCAACTAGTAGACTCGGCCGTACGCTCCTTAATTGGGCTTTCccgaaaaataaataattctgcAACAGAGCTGAAGCTAGAGTAA